A window of the Oscillospiraceae bacterium genome harbors these coding sequences:
- a CDS encoding ATP-binding protein yields the protein MKPEVLIIAKNAAYIGPAADILQAAGAHVRIAADSGAGFQLACRYLPALAVLEAADVPCTEFCTKLRSKTETCKIPVLVVSDTLPFAACVCAGANDLIRPSDGAEAFAARVKPYLAYAQAQNAAGAAVQERNQFCYAAAHDLKAPMQNIAQLGSLIDSGELPPAETEEAKKLLYGCTQTAQQLIDRLLKVSRVCSRSLVPKAVDLNPLFDRAAQQLQEREPKRHVELCREMLPWVWMDPDMAVCIVWEALSNSWKFTRNCPAPKIAVTCSSSGGMLQLQIADNGAGFDESCSQHLFELFSRLHTEKEFEGSGAGLFIIRTIAVRAGGTAQLHALPRGGAVLSLSLPACGEKTAKAQK from the coding sequence ATGAAACCGGAAGTGCTCATTATTGCAAAAAATGCGGCATACATTGGCCCTGCGGCCGATATTTTGCAGGCGGCGGGTGCACATGTCAGAATCGCCGCCGACAGCGGCGCAGGTTTTCAGCTTGCCTGCCGGTATTTGCCCGCTCTGGCCGTCCTTGAGGCGGCAGATGTGCCCTGTACAGAATTCTGTACAAAGCTGCGCAGCAAAACAGAAACGTGCAAGATCCCGGTCCTAGTCGTATCCGATACCCTGCCGTTTGCGGCATGTGTCTGTGCGGGTGCCAATGACCTAATCAGGCCGTCAGACGGCGCTGAAGCTTTTGCCGCGCGGGTGAAGCCGTACCTTGCATATGCACAGGCGCAGAATGCCGCAGGAGCGGCTGTACAGGAGCGCAATCAGTTTTGCTATGCCGCCGCCCATGACCTCAAAGCGCCGATGCAGAATATTGCACAACTGGGTAGTTTAATAGACAGCGGGGAACTTCCTCCCGCGGAAACAGAAGAGGCAAAGAAGCTGCTTTATGGGTGCACTCAAACCGCGCAGCAGTTAATTGACAGGCTGCTGAAAGTCTCGCGCGTCTGCAGCCGCTCCCTCGTTCCTAAAGCAGTGGATTTGAATCCGCTGTTTGACCGTGCCGCGCAGCAGCTTCAGGAGCGGGAACCGAAGCGGCATGTAGAGCTGTGCCGGGAAATGCTTCCATGGGTTTGGATGGACCCGGATATGGCGGTGTGTATTGTTTGGGAGGCTCTCTCAAACAGCTGGAAATTTACACGAAACTGTCCTGCACCGAAAATTGCGGTTACCTGCAGCAGTTCAGGCGGCATGCTGCAGTTACAGATTGCCGATAACGGTGCAGGCTTTGATGAATCTTGCTCTCAGCATTTATTTGAACTTTTCAGCCGCCTGCATACAGAAAAAGAATTTGAGGGAAGCGGTGCAGGATTGTTTATCATACGCACCATTGCTGTACGGGCCGGCGGAACTGCACAGCTGCATGCTTTGCCTCGGGGTGGGGCTGTGCTTTCGCTGTCCCTGCCAGCTTGCGGGGAGAAGACAGCAAAAGCACAGAAATGA
- the urtE gene encoding urea ABC transporter ATP-binding subunit UrtE, whose product MLELHDLTATYGEGLVLHGVNLTARAERVTCLIGRNGVGKTTTLRAVMGLMKTPNGSVTFSGEDITKQPTNVRVRKGIGYVPQGREIFPQISVRENLLLGLEANPQIKEIDPFVFELFPILKEFLARKGGDLSGGQQQQLAIARALVSKPKLLILDEPTEGIQPSVIQQIGDVIRKLIQRGGLTIFIVEQYVEFVMGIADDFYVMDKGSIVMQGETENADMKAIQQKVSI is encoded by the coding sequence GTGCTTGAGCTTCATGATTTAACCGCAACCTATGGGGAAGGTCTAGTGCTGCACGGTGTCAACTTGACAGCACGCGCGGAGCGGGTCACCTGCCTGATTGGCCGCAATGGCGTTGGAAAAACCACGACCCTGCGGGCGGTGATGGGTCTTATGAAAACACCAAACGGCTCTGTTACGTTTTCTGGGGAGGATATCACCAAGCAGCCGACCAATGTGCGGGTGCGCAAAGGCATCGGCTATGTGCCGCAGGGCCGCGAAATCTTTCCGCAGATCAGTGTGCGGGAAAATTTGCTGCTGGGGCTGGAAGCCAACCCGCAGATAAAAGAAATTGATCCCTTTGTGTTTGAGCTGTTTCCCATTTTGAAAGAGTTCCTCGCAAGAAAAGGCGGCGACCTTTCGGGTGGGCAGCAACAGCAGCTGGCCATTGCCCGGGCGCTGGTATCAAAACCGAAGCTTTTGATTCTCGATGAACCGACCGAGGGGATACAGCCCTCAGTTATTCAGCAGATCGGCGACGTTATCCGCAAACTGATTCAGCGTGGCGGGCTCACTATTTTCATTGTAGAGCAGTATGTAGAGTTCGTCATGGGCATTGCAGACGATTTTTATGTTATGGATAAAGGCAGCATTGTTATGCAGGGCGAAACAGAAAATGCGGATATGAAAGCCATTCAGCAGAAAGTTTCTATTTGA
- the urtD gene encoding urea ABC transporter ATP-binding protein UrtD yields MLPILDFQNVSVSFNGFQAIKNVSTQVMENEIHFFIGPNGAGKTTLLDMACGRTHPSGGHIIFEGTHDLAKMKDYEIAHLGVGRKFQAPSVFPGITVYENLELACTQRHSLYSSMFQRLSGEQRDRLDETLKMTGLYEHRFDYPTRLSHGQKQWLEIGMLFVAKPKLMLLDEPVAGMGRTETERTSELLQKFAKYSTIVVVEHDMEFVRSCSTSVTVLHEGRILDEGNISEVERNPKVIDVYLGRGGECSA; encoded by the coding sequence ATGCTGCCAATTTTAGATTTTCAAAACGTAAGTGTTTCTTTCAATGGCTTTCAGGCAATTAAAAATGTGAGTACGCAGGTGATGGAAAATGAGATTCACTTTTTCATCGGGCCAAACGGCGCGGGCAAAACGACCCTGCTGGATATGGCCTGCGGCAGGACGCATCCCTCAGGTGGACACATCATTTTTGAGGGAACACACGACCTTGCCAAAATGAAAGATTATGAAATTGCCCATCTTGGGGTTGGGCGCAAGTTCCAGGCCCCGTCGGTTTTTCCCGGCATTACCGTGTATGAAAACCTGGAATTGGCATGCACACAGCGGCATTCGTTGTATTCCTCCATGTTCCAGCGCCTTTCTGGTGAGCAGCGGGACCGTTTGGACGAAACACTGAAAATGACCGGGCTTTACGAGCACCGGTTTGATTATCCAACACGGCTTTCCCATGGGCAGAAACAATGGCTGGAAATCGGCATGCTGTTTGTAGCAAAACCAAAGCTGATGCTGCTTGATGAGCCGGTAGCGGGCATGGGCCGCACAGAGACAGAGCGCACCAGTGAGCTGCTGCAAAAATTTGCAAAATACAGTACAATTGTTGTAGTGGAACACGACATGGAATTTGTCCGCAGCTGTTCCACCAGCGTGACGGTGCTGCACGAGGGCCGGATTTTAGACGAGGGGAATATCAGCGAAGTGGAAAGAAACCCCAAAGTTATTGATGTATACCTTGGCAGAGGCGGTGAATGCAGTGCTTGA
- the urtC gene encoding urea ABC transporter permease subunit UrtC has protein sequence MLKTKRQPAGKRLAPMILFLILAVLPGFTSDFQTNLLGKFLCYAIIAVGLDLIWGYTGILSLGHGVFFGLGAYSMAIYMTLSSTGGAMPSFMKWSGLSTLPAVWRPFANPVFAIVMAVLIPMLLALLIGFLTFRNRIKGVFFSIISQALAVIIPLLIESQQAYTGGTNGLTNFRTLFGLNLYSHAGRLTLYYVTFAVLALSFLFCTFLVRRRTGSILVAIRDGENRMRFTGYNPTTYKLFVYCLSAGLAGLAGALYVPQSGIISPTEMGITPSVEMVIWVAVGGKVTLFGAVLGAVLVSVFKFVVSSNVPDAWSYIIGAVFVLVILFLPKGLMGIPEKLKSCFARRKGSPASVVSK, from the coding sequence ATGCTGAAAACAAAAAGACAGCCAGCGGGAAAACGCCTGGCACCTATGATTCTGTTCCTGATTTTGGCGGTGCTGCCGGGTTTTACTTCCGACTTTCAAACAAATCTTTTGGGAAAATTCCTGTGTTACGCAATTATTGCTGTAGGGCTTGACCTAATCTGGGGTTATACCGGCATTCTCAGCCTGGGGCACGGTGTGTTTTTTGGGCTTGGCGCTTACAGCATGGCTATTTATATGACGCTTTCCTCTACAGGTGGCGCAATGCCTTCTTTTATGAAGTGGAGCGGTCTGAGCACGCTGCCGGCGGTATGGCGGCCGTTTGCCAACCCGGTGTTTGCCATTGTCATGGCGGTTTTGATTCCCATGCTGCTGGCCCTTTTGATTGGTTTTCTGACTTTTCGCAATAGAATTAAAGGAGTGTTCTTCTCCATTATTTCGCAGGCTCTCGCGGTGATTATTCCGCTCTTGATTGAAAGCCAGCAGGCATATACGGGCGGCACAAATGGCCTTACGAATTTCCGCACACTCTTTGGACTGAATCTTTACAGCCATGCGGGCCGCCTGACGCTCTATTATGTGACGTTTGCTGTGCTGGCTCTTTCTTTCTTGTTCTGTACGTTTTTAGTTAGGCGCCGTACCGGCAGCATTCTGGTGGCCATCCGCGATGGCGAAAACCGTATGCGTTTTACGGGCTACAATCCAACTACTTATAAGCTGTTTGTCTACTGCCTGTCGGCTGGGCTTGCCGGCTTAGCCGGTGCACTGTATGTTCCGCAGTCCGGCATTATTTCGCCAACGGAAATGGGCATTACGCCTTCTGTGGAAATGGTTATCTGGGTCGCAGTCGGCGGTAAGGTCACGCTGTTTGGTGCGGTACTTGGTGCGGTGCTGGTGAGTGTCTTTAAATTCGTTGTCAGCTCCAATGTGCCAGACGCGTGGTCTTATATTATTGGTGCAGTGTTTGTGCTGGTGATTCTTTTCCTGCCAAAGGGCCTGATGGGTATTCCGGAAAAACTCAAATCCTGTTTTGCCAGACGAAAAGGTTCACCGGCTTCGGTGGTTTCCAAGTAA
- the urtB gene encoding urea ABC transporter permease subunit UrtB, translated as MGETVFLQIFNGISLSSILLLAALGLMITFGLMKIINMAHGEFLMIGAYTTYCIQNLFLSALPAGAFDFYYIIALPASFIVSGLVGLVLEKLIISRLYGRPMDSLLVTWGVSLILQQLARNIFGTANVNVTSPAWLSGTLNVTSTLHLPVKRIFIMLLAVCICAAMYVLLHRTRVGRSVRAVMQNREMAACLGVPAKKVDTWTFAVGSGIAGIAGCALTLLGSIGPTLGTNYIVDSFMTVVVGGVGSIFGTVFGAAFMGVGDTVCEFLTNASLGKVLILAAVIAFLQFKPRGMFSTDSRSLEDD; from the coding sequence ATGGGAGAAACAGTTTTTCTGCAGATTTTTAACGGCATCAGCTTAAGCTCCATTTTGCTGCTTGCCGCCCTGGGCCTGATGATCACTTTTGGCCTGATGAAGATTATCAACATGGCACACGGCGAGTTTCTGATGATAGGGGCCTACACGACCTACTGTATACAGAATCTTTTCCTCAGTGCGCTGCCCGCCGGCGCTTTTGATTTCTATTATATTATTGCACTGCCGGCGTCATTTATCGTGTCTGGGCTGGTAGGGCTTGTTTTGGAAAAGCTGATTATCAGCCGCCTGTACGGCCGGCCAATGGACAGCCTGCTGGTTACGTGGGGCGTCAGTCTGATTCTACAGCAGCTTGCGCGAAATATTTTTGGTACAGCGAATGTCAATGTGACTTCGCCTGCATGGCTTAGCGGTACGCTCAATGTCACGTCTACGCTACATCTGCCGGTCAAGCGCATCTTCATTATGCTGCTTGCGGTTTGCATCTGTGCGGCAATGTACGTGCTGCTGCATCGCACGCGCGTTGGGCGCAGTGTTCGTGCGGTGATGCAAAACCGCGAAATGGCGGCCTGCCTCGGCGTTCCTGCAAAAAAAGTAGATACATGGACTTTTGCGGTTGGCTCGGGAATTGCTGGCATTGCGGGCTGTGCACTGACCCTGCTCGGCTCCATTGGACCCACGCTCGGTACCAACTACATTGTAGACAGCTTTATGACTGTAGTTGTCGGCGGCGTCGGCAGCATTTTCGGCACTGTCTTTGGTGCGGCGTTTATGGGTGTCGGTGACACTGTGTGCGAGTTCTTGACAAATGCTTCGCTCGGCAAGGTGCTGATCCTGGCAGCGGTTATCGCATTCCTGCAGTTTAAGCCGCGCGGTATGTTCTCTACCGACAGCCGCAGCCTGGAAGACGATTGA
- the urtA gene encoding urea ABC transporter substrate-binding protein, with amino-acid sequence MKKHFAVKAAALLLAASLAVVPLSGCGNSGASSASVIKVGILHSLTGTMSISEPSLKDAEMMAIDEINAKGGVLGKKIEPVVADGASDWPTFKDQAQRLLQQDKVVTVFGCWTSASRKAVLPVFEQYNGLLWYPVQYEGMESSPNIIYTGAAPNQQIVPAVQWLMKKFGKKVFLVGSDYMFPRIANAVIKKQVAAAGGTVVGEEYTPMGHTEYSTVLSKIKSADPDFVFNTLNGDSNVAFFKQMKDAGFTAKTLPTCSVSVAEEEIKGIGAANMAGQYVSWNYYETTKNSVNQTFVANYKKRYGQSRVTDDPIEAAYNAVYLWASAVTKAGTTDVDQVRKAAGGISIDSPEGKITIDGENHHVYKTVRIGQVNSAGLIDEVWKSDGPLKPDPYLKNYTWAAGLAG; translated from the coding sequence ATGAAAAAACACTTTGCGGTGAAAGCGGCGGCCCTGCTCCTTGCGGCTAGTCTTGCGGTGGTCCCGCTTTCGGGGTGCGGCAATTCCGGCGCTTCTTCTGCGTCTGTTATCAAAGTTGGTATTCTGCATTCTTTGACAGGTACCATGTCTATCAGTGAACCTTCACTAAAAGATGCTGAGATGATGGCGATTGATGAAATCAACGCCAAAGGCGGTGTGCTGGGCAAAAAAATTGAGCCAGTGGTAGCTGATGGTGCCTCTGACTGGCCTACTTTTAAAGACCAGGCACAGCGGCTTTTGCAGCAGGACAAAGTTGTGACCGTCTTTGGCTGCTGGACCTCGGCCAGTAGAAAAGCAGTGCTGCCGGTCTTTGAGCAGTATAATGGCCTGCTGTGGTATCCGGTGCAGTACGAAGGAATGGAGTCGTCACCCAACATCATTTATACGGGGGCAGCACCAAACCAGCAGATTGTGCCGGCGGTACAGTGGTTGATGAAAAAATTTGGTAAGAAAGTCTTTTTAGTTGGTTCTGACTACATGTTCCCGCGCATTGCAAATGCGGTTATTAAAAAGCAGGTCGCGGCCGCAGGCGGAACTGTTGTCGGTGAGGAATACACACCGATGGGGCATACGGAATACAGTACCGTGCTCAGCAAAATCAAGTCGGCAGATCCTGATTTTGTATTTAATACACTCAATGGTGACAGCAACGTGGCTTTCTTTAAGCAGATGAAAGATGCCGGCTTTACCGCGAAAACACTGCCTACTTGTTCTGTTAGCGTGGCTGAAGAAGAAATCAAGGGAATCGGTGCCGCTAATATGGCAGGGCAGTATGTTTCGTGGAACTATTATGAGACGACTAAAAACAGTGTGAATCAAACCTTTGTTGCCAACTATAAAAAGCGCTATGGCCAGAGCCGCGTGACCGATGACCCGATTGAGGCGGCGTACAATGCCGTTTATCTATGGGCGTCGGCGGTCACAAAGGCCGGCACGACCGATGTCGACCAAGTGCGCAAAGCGGCAGGCGGCATTTCAATTGATTCTCCAGAGGGAAAAATTACGATTGACGGCGAAAATCATCACGTTTACAAGACCGTGCGTATCGGTCAGGTCAATTCCGCCGGATTAATCGACGAGGTGTGGAAGTCGGACGGCCCACTGAAACCGGACCCGTACCTGAAAAACTACACATGGGCCGCGGGACTTGCGGGCTGA
- a CDS encoding ATP-binding protein — protein sequence MKKARIRQSTILCMTGAIITLIALVLLDSATDLCQSIQAQNEAETNRASFQQLGQQLKDGSDYLTDQARTYVVTHSRAAMQNYWYEADVSRRRDKAVQQLTGAYLPAKELAALKSAKANSDRLMKVETHSMRLIAESDGLPLSQMSKEVAAYRLPADESSLTKDAKSQLARKFMFDDFYKNSKNGILNPIAQFQSMMSTRLALQLKTAKERTARSVGFVAGLDIVALFFVSALAALFHHFYLAPIKENIQYLQNGENQLKEGGAWELQELTGGWNHLSQNLQGEITRRKELEKDLVQAKEKAEAGSKAKSLFLAQMSHEIRTPLNTITGYLQLLEDTPLNVHQRRCFACVSEASHNLLGILNNVLDFSKLEAGQETLIEADFDLHEMLSSVYGMFRVQAEQKGIQLSLQDEVAPVYRWIYGDEKKLRQICINLVGNAVKFTSHGSVSLRVWVPSPAVLQLSVADTGPGIKQKDQKRIFESFEQADASASQKAGGTGLGLSISSGFLKLMGGRIALTSRKGSGSVFTVSLPLHPGKQRDLPVLSDASLLFGKKVLVVDNDQVNLLMEKEMLQKGRLSVSTADGGKKAIALCQTNRYDVILLDVRMSGMDGCDTAREIRRSGVNRFTPIAALSADAVDTSVRAAQQAGMDAYLLKPIDRGRLFQNLEQLCQTRHCPKNIKKPLQAQPEGILEALSAEFENGDFHAVQCVKSNALELQRLLPPPAYARLQEAAESFDMAACASLLRSVLAKRKMCRVQRPVCKKTVQHFCK from the coding sequence GTGAAAAAGGCACGCATTCGTCAAAGCACCATTCTGTGTATGACAGGCGCCATCATTACACTGATTGCGCTTGTGCTGCTCGACAGCGCTACTGATCTGTGCCAGTCCATTCAGGCGCAGAATGAGGCGGAAACAAACCGGGCTTCTTTTCAGCAGCTTGGCCAGCAGCTCAAAGACGGTTCCGACTACCTCACCGACCAGGCACGTACTTATGTGGTTACACACAGCCGCGCGGCTATGCAGAATTACTGGTATGAAGCCGATGTTTCCCGCCGCAGGGATAAAGCTGTGCAGCAGCTGACCGGCGCATATCTGCCGGCAAAGGAATTGGCCGCCTTAAAAAGTGCAAAGGCAAACTCGGACCGGCTGATGAAAGTAGAAACACACTCCATGCGGCTGATTGCCGAAAGCGACGGCCTGCCGCTTTCGCAGATGTCCAAAGAGGTGGCGGCTTACCGGCTTCCGGCAGACGAAAGCAGCCTTACAAAAGATGCAAAGAGTCAACTGGCCAGGAAATTCATGTTCGACGATTTTTATAAAAACAGTAAAAATGGAATTTTAAACCCTATAGCACAGTTTCAATCCATGATGAGCACACGCCTGGCACTGCAGCTGAAAACCGCAAAAGAACGCACTGCGCGGTCGGTTGGGTTTGTTGCAGGGCTGGATATTGTAGCGCTGTTTTTCGTCAGCGCACTGGCGGCGCTGTTTCATCATTTCTATCTTGCACCGATTAAAGAGAACATTCAGTACCTGCAAAACGGCGAAAATCAGCTGAAAGAAGGTGGTGCGTGGGAGCTGCAGGAGCTGACCGGCGGCTGGAACCATTTGTCACAGAATTTGCAGGGGGAGATTACCCGCCGAAAGGAACTGGAAAAAGATCTGGTGCAGGCAAAGGAGAAAGCAGAGGCCGGCAGCAAGGCAAAAAGCCTCTTCCTTGCGCAGATGAGTCACGAAATCCGCACACCGCTCAACACCATTACGGGGTATTTGCAGCTGCTCGAGGACACACCGCTCAATGTACACCAGCGCAGGTGTTTTGCGTGCGTAAGTGAGGCTTCCCATAATTTACTGGGCATTTTAAATAATGTACTGGATTTTTCTAAACTGGAAGCGGGACAAGAGACGCTTATAGAAGCGGACTTTGACTTGCACGAAATGCTCAGCAGCGTTTACGGCATGTTTCGTGTACAGGCAGAGCAAAAAGGAATACAGCTGTCTTTGCAGGACGAAGTGGCCCCTGTGTACAGATGGATTTACGGAGACGAAAAAAAGCTGCGTCAGATTTGTATCAATTTAGTGGGGAATGCGGTTAAATTCACATCACACGGAAGTGTTTCCCTGCGCGTATGGGTTCCTTCTCCTGCAGTGCTGCAGCTTTCTGTGGCAGATACCGGCCCCGGTATTAAGCAGAAGGACCAAAAGCGCATTTTTGAGTCGTTTGAGCAGGCCGATGCCTCGGCGTCCCAAAAAGCCGGCGGCACCGGACTGGGCCTCAGTATTTCCAGCGGCTTTTTGAAGCTGATGGGCGGCAGGATAGCGCTTACCAGCCGCAAAGGGAGTGGCTCTGTCTTTACAGTTTCTCTGCCGCTGCATCCGGGAAAGCAGCGCGATTTACCTGTGCTTTCCGATGCTTCGCTTCTTTTCGGCAAAAAAGTACTGGTCGTCGATAATGACCAGGTAAACCTGCTGATGGAAAAAGAAATGCTGCAAAAGGGCAGATTGTCAGTTTCCACGGCAGACGGGGGAAAAAAAGCGATTGCGCTCTGCCAAACAAATCGTTATGACGTCATTCTGCTGGATGTGCGCATGTCGGGTATGGATGGCTGTGACACTGCCCGTGAAATCCGCAGAAGCGGTGTCAACCGCTTTACGCCGATTGCTGCACTTTCGGCAGATGCTGTCGACACCTCTGTTCGCGCAGCTCAACAAGCGGGAATGGACGCCTATCTTTTAAAGCCGATTGACCGCGGCAGGCTTTTTCAAAATCTTGAGCAGCTCTGCCAAACGCGGCACTGTCCAAAAAACATAAAGAAGCCCCTGCAGGCACAGCCGGAGGGAATACTGGAAGCCCTCTCTGCAGAATTTGAAAATGGGGATTTTCATGCGGTGCAGTGTGTAAAAAGCAATGCACTTGAGCTGCAGCGCCTTTTGCCGCCGCCTGCTTATGCCCGGCTGCAAGAGGCTGCCGAAAGCTTTGACATGGCCGCCTGTGCCAGCCTGCTGCGTTCTGTTTTGGCAAAGAGAAAAATGTGCCGGGTGCAGAGGCCTGTATGCAAAAAAACAGTACAGCACTTTTGTAAGTGA
- a CDS encoding response regulator, which yields MYQILLAEDDPAQRYVYTKLKTWIQYGFEIADEVSNGKEALDKLDQKTYDAVITDIRMPAVDGLTLLKEMKKRNISCRAILISSYDEFEYARQGLILGAFDYIVKPMKPDNLGKVLSRLHEELAAAESKQFIHTSILQVLENNQIDLSENPFLSNICTYLSDHMGSWVTMEDTAKKVKYSKDYFSKTFKQQTGMSFHAFYEMVKVEYAKYLIDTENRRNYEISEILGYSSPDYFTKVFKEVTGMTPAQYRKRK from the coding sequence ATGTATCAGATCCTACTGGCAGAAGACGACCCGGCACAGAGATATGTGTATACAAAACTGAAAACTTGGATACAGTACGGGTTTGAGATAGCCGACGAAGTCTCTAACGGAAAAGAAGCGCTGGATAAGCTGGATCAAAAGACCTATGACGCTGTAATTACAGATATACGCATGCCAGCTGTTGACGGCCTCACGCTTTTAAAAGAGATGAAGAAACGGAACATCAGCTGCAGGGCCATACTCATCAGTTCATACGATGAATTTGAGTATGCGAGGCAAGGCCTGATTCTCGGTGCATTTGATTATATTGTAAAGCCAATGAAGCCTGACAACCTGGGAAAAGTACTGAGCAGGCTGCACGAAGAACTGGCAGCCGCTGAATCGAAGCAGTTCATTCATACAAGCATTCTGCAGGTCCTGGAGAACAATCAGATCGATCTTTCTGAGAATCCCTTTTTATCAAATATCTGCACTTATCTTTCTGACCATATGGGTTCCTGGGTAACAATGGAAGACACTGCAAAAAAAGTGAAATACAGCAAGGATTACTTCAGCAAGACTTTTAAGCAGCAGACCGGAATGTCTTTTCATGCTTTTTATGAGATGGTCAAAGTAGAGTATGCCAAATACCTGATTGATACTGAAAATCGCAGGAATTATGAAATCAGCGAAATATTAGGATACTCTTCCCCCGACTATTTTACAAAAGTTTTTAAAGAAGTTACCGGAATGACGCCGGCACAGTACCGAAAAAGGAAATAA